The DNA segment TAATGACTTTAAGAAGCATTTTAAACAAACTATTTTTCTGAAAAAAGAGTTGAATCGTTTAGGTATCAATGACCAGGAAAGAGCCAGACAATTAGATTTTTTACGTACTCAAATTAAAGAAATTGATGAAGCGAACTTATTTGAAGGTGAAGAAGAAAACTTAAAAGAGCAGAACGAACTTCTAAGAAACGCTCAACAGATATTTAAGGCGCTAGGATTATTTTACGATGGAGTATACGAAGGAGGAGAATATCCTTCATCCCTAGATCTTTTGAGTAGTAATATAAAAGAACTAGCTCACATATCGCCGTTTAGTGAATCCCTAGAGGAATTTTCTAACCGAGCAGAAGACATACGAATTAATTTAGAAGAACTATGTAGAGATATCAGAGCATATCACGATCAGATAGAGTTTAGTCCAGACGAGCTTGAAAGGATTCAACAACGATTAGAAACCATTAATCATATGAAACGAAAATATGGACAATCCATAGAAGAGATATTAACCTATCAAGATTCTTTAATCAATGAATTGGATGAATTAATCAATAGTGCTGAGCGATATAGTAAGTTAACTAAAGAGTTGAAGCGAGAAGAAGAAATTGCTTTATCAATAGCTGAAAAATTATCAAAACAGAGAAGTAAAACAGCTAAAATTCTTGAAAACGATATGATTTCTATTTTAGAAACATTAAATATGGGAAAAGTATCTTTTTCAGTTAGCCGAAAAAAAACAGAAATGAGCGGGAATGGAATAGATGAAATAACTTTCTTAATAGCAACAAATCCTGGTGAACCCTTAAAAGAGCTAATGAAAATTGCTTCAGGTGGAGAAATGTCTCGGATCATGTTAGCCTTTAAAACATTGTTTGCAAAAATTGATGATATACCCACCTTGATTTTTGATGAAATTGATGCAGGCATTAGTGGACGCACAGCACAGGTAGTTGGTGAAAAGATGGCTTATGTAGCTAAAACTCATCAAGTCATTTGTATCACACATCTGCCACAGATTGCTGCACTAGCAAAAAACCACTATATGATTGAAAAGCAACTATCTAAAAACAAAACAAAAGTTTGTGTTAATTTACTTCTGGGCACTGAGCGTTTGTATGAGGTGGGAAGGTTATTGAATGGATCAGTAACGGAGATTACATTAGAGCATGCTAGAGAAATGCTCGAAAATAAAGGAGGCTAGCTGTCATCTTCCATAACGATATTAGTAGTTTGGTGAATAATATCTGTTGAATACCCCTTTTGGTACAATGATCGCTGTATCTTAGACCGCAAAACATGTCGGTCTTTTTCTTTTTTACGCCATTGATCATATATTTTTTTAGCATATAGAAAAGCATATTCTTCATGAATATCTTGTCTTGCCTCATATAGCTGAGCAATTAATGGATCATGCTCTATTTTTTTAATTGTCTTTTGAATAACTTCGCTGGAGAACCCTTTGCTACTCAGCTGACGAAAAATTTTATCTATGATTTTTTTCCAAGTTAAACGCTGTGAGTGTTCAAAAGTGCTTTTAGCCAATAGAAATGCTTTATCTAAATCTATTGAATCATCGTAATTACTGATAGCTCTACATATCAACTCTTCACTAACGCCTTTATGTTGCATCTTAGATTTTATTGAATATTTGCCTTTTCGAGGATTAGTTTTAATGTTTTCGGATACTTGATTTACGTATTTCTCATCGTTTGCGTAGCCATAGTCGTTTAACCTATTAATAGCTTCCTGGATTTCATCCTTATCATAACCTTTATCTTTTAAGTAGGTTAGTATCTCAGATTGTGTCCTTGAGCGCCATGAAAGATAATGAAGAGCTTTTGATAGAGCAGATTCCTTTTTGGTCACACGTCTCAAACCTTTCCGAAGATTTTATGTCAATAGCTTATATAAAAAACTTACTTTCATTGTACATGCTTTGATAACCTTGTCAACAATTATAAAAACAGGTATGATAGAATAAGCGGATAAAAATCAGCTGATCGTTTACTGGGAGGATTCTTTGTGGAAGAAAAAACTTTAAAGAGTCATAAAATTTATGAAGGTAAAATTATTTCCTTACGGATAGATACGGTTGAATTGCCTGATCAAAAGTATTCTAAGCGTGAAGTTGTAGAGCATTCTGGAGCAGCCGCTGTGATTCCGATGACTAAGGAGGGTAACGTTATTCTTGTTAAGCAATACCGAAAACCTGTTGAATCATGTTTACTTGAAATTCCTGCAGGAAGATTAGAACAAGATGAAGATCCAGAAACATGTGCTAAACGAGAATTAATGGAAGAAACTGGTTACTGGTCTAATCATTTTGAAAAATTAATGGTTTATTACACTAGCCCAGGATTTTCTAACGAATTAATACATATTTACTTGGCATATGATGTAGAAGAAGGAAAGTCAAATCCTGATGAAGATGAATATTTAGAAGTTTTATCCATACCTTTTGATCATTTATTGAATAAAGTGTACGCAGGTGAGGTCATGGACAGTAAAACGATCATTGCTGTTATGTCGTCTGCTAGTCGAATTTTGCATCTTAGAAATAAACAAATAAACGCAGAATAAAGGAGAAATATATGGTTCACTTGCTTGAAGACTTTTCTAATTTTTTAATAACAAAAAGAAAACTATCTCAAAACACAGCTTTATCTTATCACAGAGACATTAAACAGCTCATTCAATTTTTGGACAAAAAGGGTTTTTCTAGTCCAAATGAGGTTAACCAAACTACTTTAATTAACTATAGCATGGTAATGGAAAGAGAAGGGAGAGCACCTTCTACAATAGCTAGAAGCATCGTTAGCATCCGTTGCTTCTTTCACTTTTTAACCAGTCATAATTATATATCAAACAATCCAGCTACAGATTTAGAGGCTCCTAAAAACGAAAAAAAAGCTCCAGAAAGTTTAACTACTGAGGATATTGAGCTTCTACTTTCTCAGCCAGATATCAACACCTTTAAAGGATCTAGAGACCGAGCAATGTTGGAAATATTATATGCTACCGGGATACGAGTAACAGAACTTATCAACTTATCAGCAGATGATATCAATTTAGCTGTAGGCTTTGTTACTTGCAAAAGTTCCAAAGGAAAGTCCAGAGTAATCCCTTTAGGAAAACAGGCTATTTGTGCCTTGAAGGATTATATTGAAAACTTTTGGAGTCACAAGGTATATTACCATAGAGAAACTCGGCTTTTTTTGAATTTACAAGGTAACCCTATTTCACGTCAGGGATTTTGGAAGATTATGAAATCCTATGCGATTAGTGCTGGTATTGGAACAGAGATTACACCACACACCTTAAGACATTCGTTTGCAACACATTTAATAGAAAATGGAGCTGATTTACGAGCTGTTCAAAAAATGATGGGCCACTCTGATATTTCTACAACCCAAATGTATGCACAAGTGATTAAATCTAAAATGAGAGATGTATACAACAAAACACATCCCAGAGCATAAATCTTTATAATAATGATGAGGTGATTTAATATGATTGATCGTGTGATATTGTTAGTTTTAGATAGTGTTGGTATCGGAGCCTTACCAGATGCGGAGAAGTACGATGACATGGGTGCAGATACATTAGGAAATATTGTGAAAGAAACAGGGAGCATTCATTTGCCTAATCTTCAACAACTAGGACTTGGTAACATAGAGTCGGTTAAGGCTATCAATGCCATAAAAAATCCATCAGGAACATTTGGCAGAGCCGCTGAACTGTCGGTAGGAAAAGATACGACAACTGGTCATTGGGAAATTGCTGGCTTAATTACAAAAGAGCCTTTCAGAACTTTTCCTGATGGATTTCCATCAGAAATAATGGAAGCATTCGAAAAAAAAATTGGTACAAAAACCTTGGGAAACTACGCAGCTTCAGGAACCGTTATCATCGAAGAACTCGGAGAAAAACATATGAAAACGGGATACCCAATTATTTATACATCAGCTGATAGTGTTTTCCAAATCGCTGCCCATGAAGAAATAATCCCTATTAACAAACTATATAATATGTGTGAAATTGCACGTGAAATGATGCAAGGAGATTATGCATTAGCACGTATTATTGCAAGGCCTTTCGAAGGGGAGTTAGGTGCGTTTTCTAGAACTCATCGTAGAAAAGATTACTCACTTTCCCCACCTCATCCAACCATTTTGAATTATTGTGAAGAGGCTGGTTATCCAGTTATTGGTATTGGAAAAATTGACGATATATTTAACAGTAAAGGAGTAACGCATTCTGTTCATACTGAAAACAACATGGATGGTATTAATCAAACCCTCAAAGCAATGGATAAGTATTCAAGCGGGCTGATATTTACGAATTTAGTGGATTTTGATATGAAATATGGTCATCGAAGAGATGCTCTCGGTTATCGTTTAGCATTAGAGGAAGCAGACACCCGAATACCTGAAATTTTATCAAAAATGAAAACGAATGATGTTTTAATAATAACAGCTGATCACGGCAATGATCCAACTCATCCCGGGACTGATCACACGAGAGAATATGTTCCAATAATAATCACAGGTAACCATATATCTGCAGGATTGAATTTAGGTACACGTTGTAGCTTTGCTGATATTGCATCTACAATTTCTGAGTTGTTAAATACCAAAGATACGGGTAATGGGATTGGATTTTCAGAGTTAATCTTAAAGTCATAAAATATTTTCATTTACTATGGATATAACTATAAGTTATTGATATAAATGAAGGAATTATGAAAAGCACTTAATCATGTCTAAAAAGATGAGGGATGAACTATGAACATGTTAGATTTGATTTACAAAAAACGTAACGGTGAAATATTGCAAAAGGAAGAGATAGCTTTCTTTGTAAATGCTGTTACAAACAATTCTGTTCCTGATTATCAAATAGCTGCTTTTTTAATGACTATTTTTTTTCAAAAGATGAATAAGCACGAAACAGCAAATCTTACAGAGGCAATGATGAATTCAGGTGATATCGTTTCTTTGACTGAAATTGATGGTGTTAAAGTAGATAAACATAGTACTGGTGGTGTTGGTGATAAAACAACTATTGCTTTAGGACCAATGGTTGCTGCTTGTGGGGTTCCGGTGGCAAAAATGTCTGGAAGAGGTTTAGGGCATACAGGTGGTACTATTGATAAGCTCGAAGCTTTTACAGGCATCAAAACAGATATGAGTATTGATGATTTTATTCAACGTGTTAATGATATTCAACTAGCTGTTGCCGGACAAACATCAAACTTAGCACCAGCTGATAAAAAGCTATATGCCTTAAGGGATGTTACAGGAACAGTAGACAATATTTCATTGATAGCTAGTAGTGTTATGTCTAAGAAATTGGCATCAGGTGCTGATGCCATTGTTTTAGATGTTAAATATGGCAGTGGCGCTTTTATGAAAACTTCAGCAGATGCTGAAGAGTTAGCTGCTTTAATGGTTTCAATTGGAGAGAAACTTAATCGTAAAATCGTTGCATTAGTAACAGATATGGATCAGCCACTGGGATATGCTATCGGAAATACACTTGAAGTAATAGAAGCAATTAATGTTTTAAAGGGTAAAGGACCAGAAGATGTGACACGTCTATGCATAGAACTAGGATCACAAATTCTTGTTTTAGCTGAAAAAACCGACTCTTTATCTAACGCTAGAAATATGATGAAAGAAACTATTAATAATGGTAGTGCTTTGAATAAGTTGAAGCAGTTTGTTCAACTACAGAATGGAGACACTCGATTGATAGATTCTGAAGAGTCATTCTGGTCAACAAAATTTCAATACAACGTTATTGCAAAAGAAAGTGGGTTTGTTTACTCTATTAACGCTGAATACATTGGAAAAGCTGCATTAGCCTTAGGAGCAGGTCGTACTACAAAAGACAGTGTTATTGATTTGAATGTTGGTATCATCTTAAATAAGAAGCGAGGAGAATATGTAAACGCAAATGAATCGATTGCTATCATTTATTCTAATGACAACGGATTAATATCAGAAGCAGAAAAATGGATAGAACAGGCATATCATTTCAATCAAGATAAACCTGAAGAAGTAGAAATGATACAAAAGATTATTAAATAGTTTGTTGAAAGGATGTTATTATGAAGCTCATCACCAGTCATCAAAATCTGGATTTTGATGGACTTGCTAGTATGGTTGCTTGTTCTAAGCTACATCCAGATGCGGTGATGGCTTTTTCTGGTAACTTAGAACAGGAAGTTAAAAGATTTTATACTTTTTATAAGAATGTATTATCTATACGATTTTCTAATAAAATTAAAATAGAACATATAACTAGTCTTATCATTGTTGATATTCATACTTCAGATCGTATAGGAAAGTTTAAGGAAATTGTAAGTAAAGTGCCTGTGACTATTTATGATCATCATTTTCCAAATGACAGAGCAATGCTAGGTGCTAGTCTTCATATGCACAAATATGGTGCTTGTATTACTATTTTAATCGAAGAATTAATGAATAAAGATATTGAAATCAACCCTTTTGAAGCAACACTTTTTGCACTGGGTATTTATGCGGATACCAATTGCCTTACTTTCTCTAATACTACAAGTCAAGATGCTAAGGCTTTATCTTTTTTGTTAGAAAAAGAAGCTAATTTAGAAATTATTAATGATTATATACAAGATACTTGGAGCCCAGAACATGAAGAAGTGTTTACTATGTTGCTTCATAACTCTGAGACAATAGAAATAAATCACTTTAGGGTTGCTATTGCAACTTATTCAAGTGAAAAATTTGTGAATGAAGTAGGAATTATCGCAAACAAAGTTTTAGATGTTCTCAGAGCTGATGCTGTTTTTTTAATTGTTCGAATGGAAGAGCGTTGTTATCTAATCGGTAGAAGTGTGGAAGACAACATCAATATACCTTTTGCACTGCAGAAATTCAAGGGCGCTGGTCATCCAAGAGCGGCATCAGCAACAGTGCGTAATGGCAATCCAGAACAATTGAAAGGTGAACTGTTAAAAGAGTTACCAAAAAGAATTGCACCTCAGATTGTTGCAAAAGAAATAATGAGCTGGCCAGTAAAATCTCTTGATGAAAATGTATCTATTGATGAAGCGAATCGCATTATGCTGAGGTATGGACATACAGGAATGCCTGTTATTGATGAGAATAAAAAGATATCTGGTATTATATCTCGTACAGATATCGAAAAAGCTATAAACCATGGTCTCTCCCATGCACCTATTAAAGCATTCATGAGCCATGATGTTGTTACAATCAAACCCTCTACCTCATTAAACGAAATTAATGAGCTGTTAGTAACTCATAATATTGGAAGGCTACCTGTTGTTGACAATAGTCGATTGACAGGCATTGTTACTAGAACAGACTTACTAAAATATTTACATGGCACGAACAGTTCTTACTGGTATCAACAGCTTTTTAGTAACAATGATGAAAGAATATATCAATGCTCTGAGTCAATTGATCGTCTTCCTTCTAAAATAAAAAGCTTACTATTATTAGCAGGAGAAGTTGGTGATGAGTTAAATCAAAAGGTTTATATTGTAGGTGGTTTTGTAAGAGACTTACTTTTAAAAACAGATAACTGGGATTTGGACTTTGTTACAGAAGGAGATGGCATTGAGCTTGCCCGACAATTAAATCATAAGATAGGTGGCAAGCTAACGATACATGAAAAATTTGGAACGGCGGTAATCAAACTTCCTCAGTTTATTTCTATTGATATCGTAACAGCACGTAGAGAGTATTATGAATATCCAGCAGCTCTACCGAAGGTTGAGCGCAGCAATATATGGAGTGATTTATTTCGGCGTGATTTTACTATTAATTGTATGGCTATAGCGCTTAATCAAGATAATTTTGGTGAAATGATAGATTATTTTGGCGGTATGAAAGATTTACAAGATAAACAAATTAGAGTTCTTTATAATTTGAGTTTTATCGAAGATCCAACCAGGATTTTTAGAGCCATTCGTTTTGCAGCTCGGTTTAATTTTACCATTGAAAAATCAACATGTCAGTACATTGAACAGGCTATCAGTGCAAATATGCTTGAAAAACTGAGTAATGATCGAATTCGAGAAGAGATAATTCATATTATTCGAGAACAAGATGTTCTTGATAAAAGTTTACAGATGTTGAATTCATTTAAAATATTCAAATCCTTAGATCCATCACTTACTATAAATAGTATGGTGATTCGAAAAGTAAAAAATGTCCGTTTTTCTTTGGAAGGTTTTCGACAATTATCGAGTAAACCATTCAATCAAACCATCGTAATGCTAATGCAACTAATATCAGAAGTAGACACAGATAAAATATCTGAAGTTCTAAAAAAACTAATAGCCAATGAAACACTAGTTAATTCTATTACTCAATCAATGGTTAAAAGAAGAAGTGTATATGAAATTTTGAGTCAGGAAGAAGTTGATCGATATACAATCTATACAGCATTAAAACCGCATTCAGATGAAGCACTAATCTTTTTCTATAATGACTCAGAAAATCCTTATGTTAGACACTATATCGCATTTTATAAATTGAAACTATCTTCTATTCACATAAAGATTACTGGCAAAGACCTTCAAGAAATGGGGATAAAGCCTGGTCCTATTTATAAAATGATAATGGATAGTGTATTAAAAGCAAAAGTTTTAGGGACAATATATGATCGTAATGGTGA comes from the Tindallia californiensis genome and includes:
- a CDS encoding phosphopentomutase; this translates as MIDRVILLVLDSVGIGALPDAEKYDDMGADTLGNIVKETGSIHLPNLQQLGLGNIESVKAINAIKNPSGTFGRAAELSVGKDTTTGHWEIAGLITKEPFRTFPDGFPSEIMEAFEKKIGTKTLGNYAASGTVIIEELGEKHMKTGYPIIYTSADSVFQIAAHEEIIPINKLYNMCEIAREMMQGDYALARIIARPFEGELGAFSRTHRRKDYSLSPPHPTILNYCEEAGYPVIGIGKIDDIFNSKGVTHSVHTENNMDGINQTLKAMDKYSSGLIFTNLVDFDMKYGHRRDALGYRLALEEADTRIPEILSKMKTNDVLIITADHGNDPTHPGTDHTREYVPIIITGNHISAGLNLGTRCSFADIASTISELLNTKDTGNGIGFSELILKS
- the xerD gene encoding site-specific tyrosine recombinase XerD, whose protein sequence is MVHLLEDFSNFLITKRKLSQNTALSYHRDIKQLIQFLDKKGFSSPNEVNQTTLINYSMVMEREGRAPSTIARSIVSIRCFFHFLTSHNYISNNPATDLEAPKNEKKAPESLTTEDIELLLSQPDINTFKGSRDRAMLEILYATGIRVTELINLSADDINLAVGFVTCKSSKGKSRVIPLGKQAICALKDYIENFWSHKVYYHRETRLFLNLQGNPISRQGFWKIMKSYAISAGIGTEITPHTLRHSFATHLIENGADLRAVQKMMGHSDISTTQMYAQVIKSKMRDVYNKTHPRA
- a CDS encoding regulatory protein RecX, yielding MTKKESALSKALHYLSWRSRTQSEILTYLKDKGYDKDEIQEAINRLNDYGYANDEKYVNQVSENIKTNPRKGKYSIKSKMQHKGVSEELICRAISNYDDSIDLDKAFLLAKSTFEHSQRLTWKKIIDKIFRQLSSKGFSSEVIQKTIKKIEHDPLIAQLYEARQDIHEEYAFLYAKKIYDQWRKKEKDRHVLRSKIQRSLYQKGYSTDIIHQTTNIVMEDDS
- a CDS encoding pyrimidine-nucleoside phosphorylase, which codes for MNMLDLIYKKRNGEILQKEEIAFFVNAVTNNSVPDYQIAAFLMTIFFQKMNKHETANLTEAMMNSGDIVSLTEIDGVKVDKHSTGGVGDKTTIALGPMVAACGVPVAKMSGRGLGHTGGTIDKLEAFTGIKTDMSIDDFIQRVNDIQLAVAGQTSNLAPADKKLYALRDVTGTVDNISLIASSVMSKKLASGADAIVLDVKYGSGAFMKTSADAEELAALMVSIGEKLNRKIVALVTDMDQPLGYAIGNTLEVIEAINVLKGKGPEDVTRLCIELGSQILVLAEKTDSLSNARNMMKETINNGSALNKLKQFVQLQNGDTRLIDSEESFWSTKFQYNVIAKESGFVYSINAEYIGKAALALGAGRTTKDSVIDLNVGIILNKKRGEYVNANESIAIIYSNDNGLISEAEKWIEQAYHFNQDKPEEVEMIQKIIK
- a CDS encoding NUDIX domain-containing protein — protein: MEEKTLKSHKIYEGKIISLRIDTVELPDQKYSKREVVEHSGAAAVIPMTKEGNVILVKQYRKPVESCLLEIPAGRLEQDEDPETCAKRELMEETGYWSNHFEKLMVYYTSPGFSNELIHIYLAYDVEEGKSNPDEDEYLEVLSIPFDHLLNKVYAGEVMDSKTIIAVMSSASRILHLRNKQINAE
- a CDS encoding CBS domain-containing protein, producing MKLITSHQNLDFDGLASMVACSKLHPDAVMAFSGNLEQEVKRFYTFYKNVLSIRFSNKIKIEHITSLIIVDIHTSDRIGKFKEIVSKVPVTIYDHHFPNDRAMLGASLHMHKYGACITILIEELMNKDIEINPFEATLFALGIYADTNCLTFSNTTSQDAKALSFLLEKEANLEIINDYIQDTWSPEHEEVFTMLLHNSETIEINHFRVAIATYSSEKFVNEVGIIANKVLDVLRADAVFLIVRMEERCYLIGRSVEDNINIPFALQKFKGAGHPRAASATVRNGNPEQLKGELLKELPKRIAPQIVAKEIMSWPVKSLDENVSIDEANRIMLRYGHTGMPVIDENKKISGIISRTDIEKAINHGLSHAPIKAFMSHDVVTIKPSTSLNEINELLVTHNIGRLPVVDNSRLTGIVTRTDLLKYLHGTNSSYWYQQLFSNNDERIYQCSESIDRLPSKIKSLLLLAGEVGDELNQKVYIVGGFVRDLLLKTDNWDLDFVTEGDGIELARQLNHKIGGKLTIHEKFGTAVIKLPQFISIDIVTARREYYEYPAALPKVERSNIWSDLFRRDFTINCMAIALNQDNFGEMIDYFGGMKDLQDKQIRVLYNLSFIEDPTRIFRAIRFAARFNFTIEKSTCQYIEQAISANMLEKLSNDRIREEIIHIIREQDVLDKSLQMLNSFKIFKSLDPSLTINSMVIRKVKNVRFSLEGFRQLSSKPFNQTIVMLMQLISEVDTDKISEVLKKLIANETLVNSITQSMVKRRSVYEILSQEEVDRYTIYTALKPHSDEALIFFYNDSENPYVRHYIAFYKLKLSSIHIKITGKDLQEMGIKPGPIYKMIMDSVLKAKVLGTIYDRNGELEFAKQKYHRIKGGN
- the recN gene encoding DNA repair protein RecN, yielding MLIELDIKDFALIDHLTLSFDKGFTVLTGETGAGKSIIIDAVGLCLGGRGDRGLVKSGSDKARIQAVYDVGHCRDILTITEEYGIEFDEEKQLIVTRDLYANGKSICRINGQNVTQGILKKIMSRLINIHGQHEHQSLLDQSVHCQILDDYGGEKIKSLINDFKKHFKQTIFLKKELNRLGINDQERARQLDFLRTQIKEIDEANLFEGEEENLKEQNELLRNAQQIFKALGLFYDGVYEGGEYPSSLDLLSSNIKELAHISPFSESLEEFSNRAEDIRINLEELCRDIRAYHDQIEFSPDELERIQQRLETINHMKRKYGQSIEEILTYQDSLINELDELINSAERYSKLTKELKREEEIALSIAEKLSKQRSKTAKILENDMISILETLNMGKVSFSVSRKKTEMSGNGIDEITFLIATNPGEPLKELMKIASGGEMSRIMLAFKTLFAKIDDIPTLIFDEIDAGISGRTAQVVGEKMAYVAKTHQVICITHLPQIAALAKNHYMIEKQLSKNKTKVCVNLLLGTERLYEVGRLLNGSVTEITLEHAREMLENKGG